The DNA sequence aacttctgaaaacacgcgtgaggcttaattttactcggccccatgcgattacctatactaacaGCCagtcatttccagttgtttgagtgtataaaaaagtaaaaaatattcTTGTAAACACTACATATAGAATTCCTCTATTAAATTTTAGCAGTTACGTTTGTTTTGGAAGGAAGCGGTTCTTATGGTCTTCAACCTCCCAGTATAAACCTTTCTTCATTCCACCACGGAATCTCTGCTCTTATTTCCTTTCCATTCGTTAGCTTTTGATAGCGTATGGAAACCAAAACTTTAATCGTTAGACGGAGCTAAAGAAGACATTTTGCAGTGAGCAATCCATGGAATCATgaaaattacaattacaaGCAGTATTATTCAAGTGCTCGATTGAGCAACACGCCTATGGCAGCCCATCGAGTTATCAAAGTGCTACTGTCATTACTCGTGGATATGAAAGTTCCCGCGATTGTTTGAAGTTTCTTTATGCACGAGTCAGTATGATCCATCCTGATTGGCCAATCAGATCGAACTTCCAGTTACGAGTGAGTGACAATTTGCATTACTCGTGGATATCCACGAGTAAAAATGGGTGGTGTCACTCGTCTTGAATAGGTAATAATGTTAATTCCAACGGGCTCTCTCGTTAGCAAAATGGTTTTAGCCACTTTTAAAATCATTCAACTGGAAAATCTATGAGCTATTGCACTTTGTCTTCACACCTCTTGAAAATCAGAAATAGATGAATGGATGAGGCTCAAcaagttaaaattaaatagCGATAAGTCTGAGCTTTTAGTAATTAGCTCTATGTACCGCCCTCGTCCTTCGCTTGATTCTATTTCCATTAGTGAAcaggctccagttgttcaaacgctggatagAGCTATCCACATCCTCGAGGTGCCTTTGCTtcaaagatacaaagagaattgtctcccgaaatgcgcccgaaaagttacGGGACTTTCGAAAAACGAGCCCCTTGTACTTTTAACCACTCGGTTGAAACGCTACTCTATGTGGCTTAACTGTAAGGAGTCGTTCTCTtatcaaagtaaaattttagCCTGAAGTCTTATGATTGCATTAGAAATAATAACACCttcaaaacttcaaaatcctttttttttgtcatttcttccTCTTGCAAAATGATGAAAGCAAATGACGGAGCACAAATTGAAAAGATAGCAAACAAACAGCACGGAAaattatttgtcaaatttaaaGAATAAAGCAAGAAACTCCCCCAATTCACAGCTTTCATTAGATTTCGGAGAAAATAATGACTTTAATCTACGCGGCATCTCTCAATTTAGTTTGATACCTAGGCATAGTTGAGTTTTATCCTGAAACCGGCATGCATAAAATAATCAGCAGGCCTCACGAGAAAGATGCAAACTGATTTAATTTAATGCAAAACGCGGAAGATAATTTATCACTTCATGAGGTTTTTCGGGGCAGGAGACACTCCTCCGTCTATCATTTAGCTGTAGatgtctttatttgaaatgtttggCTTAACCCACACCCCCATCCCTCCCTCCCCTCCACCCCTCCCTGTGGCATCTTTTTCGCCTCAAGTACAACAGGATATGCAAAAAATGCGTAACATCCTCATGGGCTTGGGAAGTACTTCAGTCAAACATCTAAGATAGGGGAGCCCGCCATCGACCTGCCATTCCTGTGTTCGGGTCGTCGAGTGATGTGCTACGCCTGCCCATCATTGAAGAGTAAGTAAACTTTACTTTTGAATgaacttttatttcttttttgtatgaGAGCAGCTTTGggtcaaaacaattttctgCCATTGCATTTCACCTTTTATTAAAAGTAAGCGTGTAAAGATTGTGGTCATCTCATTCAAATGAGTTCAAACGATCAGTTTTGCGAACCCTTTCATCTTTCAATCGAAATGGTCTACTTTCGTCGGTTACACTGAAGGGAAAAATCGAATTTGAGTTCATTCTtctgaaaaaatttaaaagctgTTGATGTCGTTTTTGagatcaatttgttttaattaatagTAACTTGGGCGATTACTTGCTATTCATCGCTGagtcatcacaaaaaatgaagaaaaacaaaaacaaaaaaatgaaaacgtttTGGGTGGaagaaaaagtttatttttcagaTGGAGCTCAAATATCAGGTAAACTAAAAGTGCAGTTTGCAGAATGTTCTCTTGAGATCTTAAAAATTTTGGTGTTTCAATTTTCTGGCACGAGTGAGTGAAACATTCTACGGCCGACTATTGCAATATTAAAATGTGCACAATAATAAAGTAACTCATATATTGAAGGCGTTAAAAAGCACGTTTCGGAAAGTTCCAAGAAACATGAATTATCTAGGACTCTGGGTTTCCTCATTATCGCCTTTCTCGTACTGATTGATGTGACTTTAAAtgctttttaattaattaattaattcgTTGATAATGAGTTCGAAGTGTTTCGAGGAGTCAGTTCTATTCATCCAAAAACTTTTATAATATCAAGTAACACTGAATGCCTTTCCTCGGAAATTTCTAGACAAAATAGAGGAGTACGTTTCAAAAATTTTATGGGTcttaatttggaaaaaaaaacctgttgtttttggtttgtgAGGAAAACCTCTTTCGACATTTACCATCGCCTTTGGATATCGACATTAATTAATGAAGTGATGGATTTATTGTGTTTTGTTAGATTCTCGTAGTTTATTAACGCAACTTCGATTTCGACGTGGAACACCTCCGTGTTAGCTGACGGTGGATTTTCCTGATAAGGCCCAAAACATTACGCAAATAATACAATCGACAAATTTTATGAATTATGAACTTTATAGCGTTCTATCTCCTGTTATTTCGTAGTTTTAACAATCGCCATCGGCGACAGCAATTAGCGATCTCTAAAATTTTAGAATCCTCTCAGTAAAGGCACCTAAACAATAAACAACAGTTTTTTAGTGAAATCGTACCATTTTTGACGAGGATTAAACGAGAGATTGGGCTAGCTAGAACGTAATGCAAACTTCGTTCGGTGACCGATTTCAAGGCGTCACTATATCATTTCGCTGTTTTAAAAGCTACAACGGTTATTTGATCCTGAATACATTTCTTAATTACAGGGGAGTAGTTCTTGCAcagctttcattttttccacCCGTTTCATGAAAAACTCAAATAGTTCTGTTGGGGTAAAAcgtttcaaaattatttgatCCACAAACCATGTTTATAATGTtagaattattaatttaacctaaataagaaaaatacaagaatCATTGAACAGGTGTCTTCTGTTTACAGTTTCGAAACTGCAACCAACAGAATTCAAGAACCtatacaataaaaaagaaaaaatattttgaaacgACGACCActttttgtaaacaaacgCGTTCAACTGTACACTGGGGAAAAGTAAGTTCCATCGAAGGGGATGTTTGATTGAAATGCCTTACATAAAGGAGGCCGGAGTTTTTATTGGAAATGCATCTCGTTCAAGTTACTTACTTTACTGTACAACTGAAACTGCAACATTGCAACAACTCTGTCTGCTAAAAGGTTTCTCAATCTGATTCGACCCTGATAAAAACTTTATTTCCTCTTGAGTAAAGTTTGTATATTCTTTCGGAAATGCTTTTGCTTTCAGCGAACGACAAGTTTTAAAGTTTATGACTATTTAGGCATAAGTCCTTTTTCTCTTGTTATGTATTACATCAAATTCACTGCTATTACGACAATCGCAAGCATAAACGCTACTACTTCTTTAACAataaatcaattaattaaCGTCAGCCTTAAACCTCGGTGCTGCAAGCatttatcaatttgttttttcctttaacgACTACCCTGAAGGAAGCCATACACTTTGACAAGGACATGAAAAAGTTCTGTAAAAGCGACTTACAATATGCAAGACGATTATAAATAAAGTGATTCTTTCGAAGTCATTTCCGTTGATGTTTTGGCTTCGGGTTTGCAATCTTTTAAGCTTCTACATCCAGGGCGTAATTGGTCGCTAACTGATATTTAAAGTCTCACGCAAGAAGTGAGATAAAACGAGCAAGTCACGAAAAAGTTGACAGGCGACCACGTAAATGATTTTTGACAACAATTTGTCTCCGTCGGTAATTTTCCAATTCTAGTGACGCGCAATCCCAATATAGCGGAATGAGCCGATTATTTACAGTGGTGCTCAAAAGTCTCTTCAATTAAGGccaaatgataacaataaaaagTGGCCTAGtatattaaaatttatttttaaaaaaatcatcaagtTCCgcttcatttgtttctttaagaCAGTTGCTCAAAAGCTTGATTTATGgcccttttttttcaaattaaaaagaaaaaaaaatacaattcagAGAAAGTTTTACATGGGACTGGAATGTAAGAAACAATCATTTGCGAAGAAGAAtaatatttattcattttacagcCAATGAACTCTATCGTTGATAGAACGAAATGTTCAAACTCCGTATGATCGTTTAGGCCAGTTTTTGGCGCTGAACAATGCATTGTAACCCGCCTCGGTATTGTCGGCTTTACCACGCTGATGGGAACTAGCAATCAAGAGCATCCATGGTTGCCACACTGTCCAGGTGATATGGAAGAGCGCATGCGTAAGGTGATGGTCACGGGGCTGGTGCAGCGTGTCTCCATTTTGCTTTTATCCTACTTACGCATGTGCTGTGTTAAAGACAATATTGTTGTTGCAGCACCATTGCAAATGGGTATATTTTCGCTCCCTTTAACTGGAAACACAAGTTGCTGTAAATTATAGTAAGAGCTTCTATGAGAATAGAAAATACTTGGAGCTTCCTGTTCTTCAGAGTAATGGGCGAAAAGGATGCTTCCGGAATTGAAGGAAATCAAATCGAAAAAAATTTGATGTTGCTAAGTGTACCCTTACATTATTTTGGGTCATTTATGAGAACTAAATTATCgcataaaatgaaacaaaaatacagtttccaaagaaactgtggcgctgcgtcggtgggagagtgaaacatgaaaatttgcttttaaaaaCCAGTTAACAAATtatcaccgtgaaagattttaaaaagctcatttagaaagctgacgtttcgggCGTTAGTCCTTCCTTAGAGCGAGTAAAATCCGGCTTCACGTCATGTTTAAGTGAGAATTATATGTTAAGCTTTTAATTCAGTTTAAATCGGATAGAGCAGCTTTTTACTTACTTTCGCTTGGTTATTGGCTCAAAAGTCTTGCGCCAATTTTTCATCCTATATGAGAAGCAAAGCCTAAACCAATCCCTTCTCGTACGTGCGATTTCTTCTTCCGCCCTTTCAGCAAAATACTAGGAATTCTGTTTCATCTTATTTCTGATTCAAACATCGCGCTGTTTACTCCGTTTGATTGGCCGCCGTAACAACTTTCATATCGTTTTTTCGACACCGATTTGAAAACCGTTCTCATACAGTCAAAACGCTATGCGTGCCGATTCTACGGTTGGTTACTGATCAATGCTTTTCCCAATGAcctctttttttctatttctgcatgttatttttaggttaaTGAAGAAAGTTCTGAGATTTGGAACGTCTATAAGGAAAAAAGGGACTGTTCACTTTCCTTCAGTAGCTCATTATTTGGCGCCACATTAACGCGGAACAAGCTCAAGAGTTTCCAAAGGATGTAGCAAAAACGCGAGAAGTATCCTCGAAAGTGAAGCCATCCTGCTGGGTTATCACCAACTCCCTAATATTAACGGCTATACCTTTGTCGcgttattaatattattattattattattctacaaTTGAGCCTACTGTCGTGAGCCTACTGTCGAACTAATTAGGAGACGCTGAAAAACTGGGAAAATCAAACGCTTGCTAACCATGAGCAATAACAACAGCACAATCGCTAACACAACAGGAGCTTACTTCGATTTCAGCCCATCCTTTCAATATCCCGTGTTGGCCTGTCACATATTAATTGTGCTCATAGCTGTGATTGGTAACTTGATTGTTTGTGGCGCGATCATCGTCAACAAAAACCTTCGAAGCAGCCCTACAAACACCTTTATCTTTTCTTTGGCGTTCTCGGATCTTCTGACAGTGTCCCTCGTGGTGCCTTTTGACATAGAGTCCATTATCCTCTTAGGGACCTGGAGACACAATGAAGAATTATGCAAAGCATGGATTACTATGTATCTCATCACCGTTCCCACCTCGATTTTAACCCTTTTGGCCGTCAGCGTTGATCGTTACAAGAGTCTCAGTGATCCACTTAATCGTTTTCGTCGATGCAGATTTATGACTCGCAAGAAAGCCCTGATAGTCAGCATGGCAATTTGGATTTACAGCATTCTCTTCGCTTTAATTCCCATCATGGGCTATCGTACGCATGACGAGTTCGTGTATGAGGGCGTATGCTACTTTCCCTTCACCAAGATTTACACAACGCTCTCTTCTGCGATCAACTTTATTCTTCCACTGTTAGCCACTTGCTGCATCTACATCAAGATATACCGGATCGCCCGCAGCCAGCAAAGTATATTCCACGGAGACGCCCTACGAATTTCAGAATTTCGTTACTCTGAGGAGAAAAAAGTTTACTCAAGAAACATGAGAGCAGCTAAGACAATTTCTATATTCGTGGCagtgtttttctcttgttggATCCCATACAGTTTTATCAGTCTCGTTTCCCTTCTTTGTGGCAGACCGTGCGTCAGGAACATTCCCCAGGAAGTGATTGTCTTGTTTTTGATGTTTGGCTACCTCAATTCAGCGCTCAACCCATTCCTTTTCGCCTTTCGCAACAGCAGATTCAAAGCCACCATGTCGTTGCTATTGCGATCACTCAAGTCCCGTCCCGCAGTTAGAAGCTCGCGCGGGCGCTCTACCCTAACACAGAGCACTTGCCACTCTGAACTACCAGACCTACAAGACAGTGATATTCGCCTTCAATTCGCAATTCTAAAACGAGGCAGTGTATCGGGAGACACAAAATCCTCATTGTGAAggatcagaaaaaaaaacttcgcTTCAATTTTTTACATTTGTGATGCAGTAGGAACTCTAAAGAATATTATAAACCGTGGCCATATCTTCCAAGGCCTTATCAACGTAATTTTCACCTGTCACTAATCACAACGGGTTATATTCATGCTCCAAGCCGATCAcccttttcttgtttatctGGCCTCAACTTCTTAGTTCACTTTTCTCAAAATCAGTGCATTTAATGGAGAATTGCCTGGAACAGTCGAAAGTACCAACTCTGTGGCACACTGGTGAAACCGTTATTTTGTTAAGCAGTTTAGAATtcatgaatttctagtttctaaagaaactgtggtgctgcgtcggtgggagagatcaaaacaaaaatctgacgaagggctaacgctcgaaatgtcagctttctaaatctttcacggtggtaattcaacctttatcaactcgtttgataaaaccaaattttagtttagAATTCAGCCTGGGAGAGCTGAAAGCGATCAGTTGATTGGTATTACGACTCACAAGAAATTGCCATCGGCTTAAAATCGATTACACTGCAGGCCTCTGTTAACGCTGACATTGTGCTGCCTTGCAAAGTTTCATTAAATGCAACCAGATATGAATATTCAGGGAGTGATTTAGGAAATATTTAGAGGAATAAAGTAAACTCAGTTTTATTGACAAAGAACCACTCAGTTTAGAAGCAGTCAGTGAAGATCCAACACTATTCAGCAATCAGCATTATTACATCTTCTTGAGCGAAACTCAAACTGGAGCATTGCTGTGTTCTTCGATCATAACTTTAATTTTGCATGATACCATATCGTATTGATGATGTACAGCTTAGCTTTAGCCCAGAAGGAAACCAAGTTGGCCTTTACGGTTTCATCACAGTCCATGTATTAGTTACCCAGTCTAAATGTGGGTTTATATAGACAATAGACCGCATTTTCCATagattagggttagggttagggtaggTTCATCCCAAGTGGGTTTATTACGCCTCTAAAACCATAGAAAACCCCGTCTATTGCTTTTACCAAACAATTGTAAGTAGCAGCAATTTCCTAAGAGATGACAGTAACCACTGAAATTGCAGCG is a window from the Acropora palmata chromosome 1, jaAcrPala1.3, whole genome shotgun sequence genome containing:
- the LOC141886976 gene encoding octopamine receptor beta-2R-like, which translates into the protein MSNNNSTIANTTGAYFDFSPSFQYPVLACHILIVLIAVIGNLIVCGAIIVNKNLRSSPTNTFIFSLAFSDLLTVSLVVPFDIESIILLGTWRHNEELCKAWITMYLITVPTSILTLLAVSVDRYKSLSDPLNRFRRCRFMTRKKALIVSMAIWIYSILFALIPIMGYRTHDEFVYEGVCYFPFTKIYTTLSSAINFILPLLATCCIYIKIYRIARSQQSIFHGDALRISEFRYSEEKKVYSRNMRAAKTISIFVAVFFSCWIPYSFISLVSLLCGRPCVRNIPQEVIVLFLMFGYLNSALNPFLFAFRNSRFKATMSLLLRSLKSRPAVRSSRGRSTLTQSTCHSELPDLQDSDIRLQFAILKRGSVSGDTKSSL